A window of the Natronomonas salina genome harbors these coding sequences:
- a CDS encoding PrkA family serine protein kinase: MSDMETLEELSKEYRSSIPSDLRETRSFDWYLEELYENPKIARNAHQRVADMFDYYGTSYDEDDGVVEYELASEDPIGDGENTFYGRVIHEAIHEFVNKVKSGARGLGPEKRIKLLLGPVGSGKSDFDRQVRRYFEDYTTRDEGRMYTFRWTGLCDVLKDQDPADDVVRSPMNQDPIVLLPQEQRERVIEDINERLDAPYTIRNEQALDPASEFYMDRLLEYYDDDLERVLDNHVEVMRLVADENKRQGIETFEPKDKKNQDETELTGDVNYSKIAVYGESDPRAFDYSGAFCNANRGIFSGEELLKLQREFLYDFLHASQEQTIKPKNNPRIDIDQVIVGRTNMPEYRDKKGDEKMEAFNDRTKRIDFPYVLQYEEEARIYRKMLKNADVPDMNVEPHTLEMAGLFGVLTRIEEPDGGNISVVQKAKAYNGEIDEAEDIDVKKLRDEAAETTDIGEGMDGVSPRFIGDEIAEALMDSMHRERMFLSPLTTFNHLEENLENHGSIPQENFETYYRYLELVREEYKERAIEDVRHALAYDLDEIQRQGEKYMDHVMAYIDDDTVEDEITGREQEPDEKFLRDVEEKLNVPEDRKDDFRQEVSNWVSRRAREGDTFNPQDNDRLRRALERKLWEDKKHNINFSALVSSGELDDDERNAWVDALEEQGYSTEGAKEVLEFAGAEVAKAEMEEDE, translated from the coding sequence ATGAGTGATATGGAAACCCTCGAGGAACTCAGCAAGGAGTACAGAAGCTCGATCCCGTCGGACCTCCGCGAGACGCGGTCGTTCGACTGGTACCTCGAAGAGCTGTACGAGAACCCGAAGATCGCCCGCAACGCCCACCAGCGCGTCGCGGACATGTTCGACTACTACGGGACGTCGTACGACGAGGACGACGGCGTCGTGGAGTACGAACTCGCGTCGGAGGACCCGATCGGCGACGGCGAGAACACCTTCTACGGACGGGTCATCCACGAGGCGATCCACGAGTTCGTCAACAAGGTGAAGTCCGGCGCCCGCGGCCTCGGCCCCGAGAAGCGGATCAAGCTGCTGCTCGGGCCGGTCGGCTCCGGGAAGTCCGACTTCGACCGCCAGGTGCGGCGCTACTTCGAGGACTACACCACCCGCGACGAAGGGCGGATGTACACCTTCCGGTGGACCGGACTCTGCGACGTCCTGAAGGACCAGGACCCCGCCGACGACGTCGTCCGGTCGCCGATGAACCAGGACCCCATCGTCCTGCTCCCCCAGGAGCAGCGCGAGCGGGTCATCGAGGACATCAACGAGCGCCTCGACGCGCCGTACACCATCCGGAACGAGCAGGCCCTGGACCCGGCCAGCGAGTTCTACATGGACCGGCTCCTGGAGTACTACGACGACGACCTCGAGCGCGTCCTCGACAACCACGTCGAGGTCATGCGGCTCGTCGCCGACGAAAACAAGCGACAGGGCATCGAGACCTTCGAGCCCAAGGACAAGAAGAACCAGGACGAGACGGAGCTCACCGGCGACGTCAACTACTCGAAGATCGCCGTCTACGGCGAGAGCGACCCCCGGGCCTTCGACTACTCCGGGGCGTTCTGCAACGCCAACCGCGGCATCTTCTCCGGCGAGGAGCTGCTGAAGCTCCAGCGGGAGTTCCTCTACGACTTCCTGCACGCCTCCCAGGAGCAGACGATCAAGCCGAAGAACAACCCCCGGATCGACATCGACCAGGTCATCGTCGGCCGGACGAACATGCCCGAGTACCGCGACAAGAAGGGCGACGAGAAGATGGAGGCGTTCAACGACCGGACCAAGCGCATCGACTTCCCGTACGTCCTCCAGTACGAGGAGGAGGCGCGCATCTACCGGAAGATGCTGAAGAACGCCGACGTCCCCGACATGAACGTCGAGCCGCACACCCTGGAGATGGCGGGGCTGTTCGGCGTCCTCACCCGCATCGAGGAGCCCGACGGCGGCAACATCTCGGTCGTCCAGAAGGCGAAGGCCTACAACGGCGAGATCGACGAGGCCGAGGACATCGACGTCAAGAAGCTCCGCGACGAGGCCGCCGAGACCACCGACATCGGCGAGGGGATGGACGGCGTCTCCCCGCGGTTCATCGGTGACGAGATCGCCGAGGCGCTGATGGACTCGATGCACCGCGAGCGGATGTTCCTCTCGCCGCTGACGACGTTCAACCACCTCGAGGAGAACCTCGAGAACCACGGCTCCATCCCGCAGGAGAACTTCGAGACGTACTACCGCTACCTCGAACTCGTCCGCGAGGAGTACAAGGAGCGGGCCATCGAGGACGTCCGCCACGCCCTCGCCTACGACCTCGACGAGATCCAGCGGCAGGGAGAGAAGTACATGGACCACGTCATGGCCTACATCGACGACGACACCGTCGAGGACGAGATCACGGGCCGCGAGCAGGAGCCCGACGAGAAGTTCCTCCGCGACGTCGAGGAGAAGCTCAACGTCCCCGAGGACCGCAAGGACGACTTCCGACAGGAGGTCTCCAACTGGGTCTCCCGACGCGCACGCGAGGGTGACACGTTCAACCCGCAGGACAACGACCGCCTCCGCCGGGCCCTGGAGCGGAAGCTGTGGGAGGACAAGAAGCACAACATCAACTTCTCGGCGCTGGTCTCCAGCGGCGAACTCGACGACGACGAGCGCAACGCCTGGGTCGACGCCCTCGAGGAGCAGGGCTACAGTACCGAGGGGGCCAAGGAGGTGCTCGAGTTCGCCGGCGCCGAGGTCGCCAAGGCCGAGATGGAAGAGGACGAATGA
- a CDS encoding metal-dependent hydrolase — protein sequence MLKAGHYGAALMLYAPAGFHLLSVDPGLALLGGVSAVALARLPDYDLQVPYIEHRGITHTLLFLVLVAGTLGGLGHLFAGHFGTNQVQTAGLGVLVAVVAVGSHLIADALTPYGVPLLWPLTGRRYSVSLAPSTSPVANYGLLVLGIAATVAAGYVAGRA from the coding sequence ATGTTGAAAGCGGGACACTACGGCGCGGCGCTGATGCTGTACGCGCCCGCCGGGTTCCACCTGCTGTCGGTCGATCCGGGGCTGGCGCTCCTGGGGGGCGTCAGCGCCGTGGCGCTGGCCAGACTCCCCGACTACGACCTCCAGGTACCCTATATCGAACACCGGGGCATCACGCACACGTTGCTGTTCCTCGTCCTCGTCGCCGGGACGCTCGGCGGCCTGGGCCACCTCTTTGCCGGCCACTTCGGGACGAACCAAGTGCAGACCGCGGGCCTCGGGGTCCTGGTCGCCGTCGTCGCCGTCGGGTCGCACCTCATCGCCGACGCCCTCACCCCGTACGGGGTCCCGCTGCTGTGGCCGCTGACGGGGCGGCGGTACTCCGTCTCGCTGGCGCCGTCGACGAGCCCCGTCGCCAACTACGGGCTCCTGGTTCTCGGCATCGCCGCGACCGTCGCGGCGGGGTACGTGGCCGGTCGGGCGTGA
- a CDS encoding DUF5820 family protein produces MLDEAALGEGWTVWNAEDDRVILAYRPDVFNGAEFPSPCLPTIYVTRGRRTRRPEGNRNLPPDAPWMVTLFLEPEVNRDPDAYDTPAAAAEGAAELSHRFADGEVDYRDLYQVPREDYFERLDELTGREP; encoded by the coding sequence ATGCTCGACGAGGCGGCGCTCGGGGAGGGCTGGACCGTGTGGAACGCCGAGGACGACCGGGTCATCCTGGCGTACCGGCCGGACGTCTTCAACGGCGCCGAGTTCCCGTCGCCGTGCCTGCCGACCATCTACGTGACCCGCGGGCGGCGGACCCGCCGACCCGAGGGGAACCGCAACCTCCCGCCGGACGCGCCGTGGATGGTGACGCTCTTCCTGGAACCGGAGGTCAACCGCGACCCCGACGCCTACGACACGCCTGCGGCGGCCGCCGAGGGCGCGGCGGAACTCAGCCACCGCTTCGCCGACGGCGAGGTCGACTACCGGGACCTCTACCAGGTCCCGCGGGAGGACTACTTCGAGAGGCTCGACGAACTGACGGGGCGCGAGCCGTAG
- a CDS encoding succinylglutamate desuccinylase/aspartoacylase domain-containing protein: MRVETLGDGEPEVAIVGGIHGDEPCGPAAVEALLDADLDVERPVKLVVANEKALAQGVRYVGEDLNRAFPGAPDADTHEGRLAHDLLNEIRGCEICSLHSTRSYAAPFALVQETTGYARSVCSYLSVEALVETVQFSEGRLLGYPDVVELECGLQRSATAAENAKRLAREFLVATGVLSGDEEPNRRHPLPVFRMDKQIPKPEAETYEVFVDNFERVAEGERYAAADGESMYADRPFYPVLLSAYGYEKVFGYAGDLVGRLDGEESAVPSSDGTSATADGPTR; this comes from the coding sequence ATGCGCGTCGAGACGCTGGGCGACGGCGAACCCGAAGTCGCCATCGTCGGCGGGATCCACGGCGACGAGCCGTGCGGTCCCGCCGCCGTCGAGGCGCTGCTCGACGCCGACCTCGACGTCGAACGGCCCGTCAAGCTCGTCGTTGCCAACGAGAAGGCCCTCGCGCAGGGCGTCCGCTACGTCGGCGAGGACCTCAACCGGGCGTTCCCCGGCGCCCCCGACGCCGACACCCACGAAGGCCGGCTGGCCCACGACCTCCTCAACGAGATCCGCGGCTGCGAGATCTGCTCGCTGCACTCGACGCGGTCCTACGCGGCGCCCTTTGCGCTCGTCCAGGAGACGACCGGGTACGCGCGGTCGGTCTGCTCGTACCTCTCCGTCGAGGCGCTCGTCGAGACCGTCCAGTTCAGCGAGGGCCGACTCCTCGGCTACCCGGACGTCGTCGAACTCGAGTGCGGCCTCCAGCGGTCGGCGACCGCCGCGGAGAACGCCAAGCGACTCGCCCGGGAGTTCCTCGTCGCGACCGGCGTCCTCTCGGGCGACGAGGAACCCAACCGGCGGCACCCGCTGCCGGTGTTCCGGATGGACAAGCAGATCCCCAAGCCGGAGGCCGAGACCTACGAGGTGTTCGTCGACAACTTCGAGCGGGTCGCCGAGGGCGAGCGGTACGCCGCCGCGGACGGCGAGTCGATGTACGCCGACCGCCCCTTCTACCCGGTTTTACTGTCGGCGTACGGCTACGAGAAAGTGTTCGGCTACGCCGGCGACCTCGTCGGCCGCCTGGACGGCGAGGAGTCGGCCGTCCCGTCGAGCGACGGAACCTCGGCGACGGCCGACGGACCGACCCGCTGA
- a CDS encoding peroxidase-related enzyme (This protein belongs to a clade of uncharacterized proteins related to peroxidases such as the alkylhydroperoxidase AhpD.) — MNDAAMGRFPVPDRSDLPDDLLERIDEETERAGFTPNVFPAFAYKPSHFRAFFDYHDALTEDTTLEREEIEMLIVTVSGVNDCLYCVVAHGALLRIFAEAPKLADQLATNHRSADLSEQHRAMLDFAVKLTEEPGRVGDRDVAALREAGFSTEEIWDVGSVVSVFNLSNRMATLADMRPNDEFYTMGRSQE; from the coding sequence ATGAACGACGCGGCGATGGGCCGGTTCCCGGTCCCCGACCGGTCGGACCTGCCCGACGACCTGCTCGAGCGCATCGACGAGGAGACGGAACGTGCGGGCTTCACGCCGAACGTCTTCCCGGCGTTCGCCTACAAGCCGAGTCACTTCCGGGCGTTCTTCGACTACCACGACGCGCTCACGGAGGACACGACGCTGGAGCGCGAGGAGATCGAGATGCTGATCGTCACGGTCTCCGGCGTCAACGACTGCCTCTACTGCGTCGTCGCCCACGGGGCCCTGCTCCGCATCTTCGCGGAGGCGCCGAAGCTCGCCGACCAGCTGGCGACCAACCACCGCTCGGCCGACCTCTCCGAGCAGCACCGCGCGATGCTCGACTTCGCGGTGAAGCTCACCGAGGAGCCCGGCCGCGTCGGCGACCGCGACGTCGCCGCCCTCCGGGAGGCGGGCTTCTCGACGGAGGAGATCTGGGACGTCGGGAGCGTCGTCTCGGTGTTCAACCTCTCGAACCGGATGGCCACGCTGGCCGACATGCGGCCGAACGACGAGTTCTACACGATGGGCCGATCCCAGGAGTAG
- a CDS encoding class I adenylate-forming enzyme family protein: MEYHNGGPLRHMGDLPSMAAHRYGGKTAISFMGQETSFDELEASANSVANVLVDNGVEPGDRVGLYIPNTDQFPEAYFGTIKAGAIPVPLNLRMDPNTLEFVLQDGDVDHMIGSPLLAGGMDTEEGRIVGPTELAEGAGVSNVYVSGVSDDGVVNYSQAVAEADDDFATVERAYDDVACQPYTSGTTGKPKGVLLTHENLLSTIEAYAKGGLSIDPDDSIVLVLPLFHIYALNAIQGTYLYNGAKMHMIPRPDPEMILQTISSNDVTNFAGVPALYNMMWQVYRENPDAFDMESLEDVVCAAAPLADDTRRTIEEAWGVPMTEGWGMTETGPAGTVEPSRGVRKSAGCIGPTLRGIELKLVDPETRETRISADELEPHPDEDIDFSDEDRVTGEIAIRGPNVFEGYYNRPEKTSAVMDDEGWFYTEDIARVDEDGYFWMVDRADDMIIAGGENIYPAEVEDALYEHPDVAEAAVVGVPHEIKGEAPVAFVVLEEGSDAGEDDLREFSLDHVATYAHPRRVFFLDELPRSATQKVQRYKLEEEAEERLDGPLGSSEEL, encoded by the coding sequence ATGGAGTACCACAACGGAGGCCCGCTGCGGCACATGGGCGACCTGCCGTCGATGGCCGCCCACCGCTACGGCGGCAAGACGGCCATCTCGTTCATGGGACAGGAGACGTCGTTCGACGAACTGGAGGCCTCGGCCAACAGCGTCGCGAACGTCCTCGTCGACAACGGCGTCGAACCGGGCGACCGGGTCGGGCTGTACATCCCCAACACCGACCAGTTCCCCGAGGCGTACTTCGGGACCATCAAGGCCGGCGCCATCCCGGTCCCGCTGAACCTCCGGATGGACCCCAACACCCTGGAGTTCGTCCTCCAGGACGGCGACGTCGACCACATGATCGGCTCGCCGCTGCTGGCCGGCGGCATGGACACCGAAGAGGGTCGCATCGTCGGGCCGACTGAGCTCGCCGAGGGCGCCGGCGTCTCGAACGTCTACGTCTCCGGCGTCAGCGACGACGGCGTCGTCAACTACTCGCAGGCGGTCGCCGAGGCCGACGACGACTTCGCGACCGTCGAGCGGGCCTACGACGACGTCGCCTGCCAGCCGTACACCTCCGGGACCACCGGCAAGCCGAAGGGTGTCCTGTTGACCCACGAGAACCTGCTGTCGACCATCGAGGCCTACGCGAAGGGCGGCCTGTCCATCGACCCCGACGACAGCATCGTCCTCGTGCTCCCGCTGTTCCACATCTACGCGCTGAACGCCATCCAGGGCACCTACCTCTACAACGGCGCGAAGATGCACATGATCCCGCGACCGGACCCCGAGATGATCCTCCAGACCATCTCCAGCAACGACGTGACGAACTTCGCCGGGGTCCCCGCCCTCTACAACATGATGTGGCAGGTCTACCGGGAGAACCCCGACGCCTTCGACATGGAGTCCCTGGAGGACGTCGTCTGTGCGGCCGCGCCCCTCGCCGACGACACCCGCCGCACCATCGAGGAGGCCTGGGGCGTCCCGATGACCGAGGGCTGGGGGATGACCGAGACCGGGCCGGCCGGGACGGTCGAACCGTCCCGCGGCGTCCGCAAGTCCGCCGGCTGCATCGGGCCGACGCTCCGCGGCATCGAACTGAAGCTCGTCGACCCCGAGACCCGCGAGACGCGCATCTCCGCGGACGAACTCGAGCCACACCCCGACGAGGACATCGACTTCTCCGACGAGGACCGGGTCACCGGCGAGATCGCCATCCGCGGCCCGAACGTCTTCGAGGGCTACTACAACCGCCCCGAGAAGACCAGCGCGGTGATGGACGACGAGGGCTGGTTCTACACCGAGGACATCGCCCGCGTCGACGAGGACGGCTACTTCTGGATGGTCGACCGCGCCGACGACATGATCATCGCCGGCGGCGAGAACATCTACCCCGCGGAGGTCGAGGACGCCCTCTACGAGCACCCCGACGTCGCCGAGGCCGCCGTCGTCGGCGTCCCCCACGAGATCAAGGGCGAGGCGCCGGTCGCCTTCGTCGTCCTCGAGGAGGGCAGCGACGCCGGCGAGGACGACCTCCGCGAGTTCAGCCTCGACCACGTCGCCACGTACGCCCACCCGCGGCGGGTCTTCTTCCTCGACGAACTCCCGCGCAGCGCGACCCAGAAGGTCCAGCGCTACAAACTCGAGGAGGAGGCCGAGGAGCGCCTCGACGGTCCGCTCGGCTCCAGCGAGGAGCTGTAA
- a CDS encoding PrkA family serine protein kinase, producing MSGEKYIARADDALRETYEPPMSLGEFVESIFENPGSAAHASKYLLEAIEAAGTRTVVEEGERKERYRFFDDPHNDGEHAILGNTEVLNAFVDDLRSIAARRGKEEKILWLDGPTATGKSELKRCLINGLREYSKTDEGRRYTVEWNISGVDSSPGMTYGDTSATPDEDDWYPSPVQAHPLSVFPEDVRKELLAELNEELDDHIPIHLDAKLDPFSREAYDHLEEQYRRDGVEDLFTAVADDRHLRVKNFVVDVGQGIGVLHSEDDGSPKERLVGSWMAGMLQRLDSRGRKNPQAFSYDGVLSQGNGLLTIVEDAAQHADLLQKLLNVPDEGTVKLDKGIGMDIDTQMIIISNPDLEAQLNKHANREGTDPLKALKRRLDKHEFTYLTNLSLEAELIRRELTNETEIWEADAYEQLAELISEPVTISVRGGDGVVHDRELAPHAVEAAGLYAVASRLDAESLPPGLDLVDKALIYDRGYLQDGDERRYKEEFDFGEAEDGDGGIPVTYTRDVIADLLHEETDRHHPELNVEDVIMPRDVLNAMAEGLEDAPVFSGNERTEYENRLVPVKNHVFGQQEEDVIDAIMRDKRVDEETVEEYIEHVYAWVEGEQIENERGELEAPDPLKMKVFEIEHLGRFDEDDYDGATPADGVEEFRADKVITALNRHAWRNRDEDFRVSDVDPREIPVIETVLGSHDWDDVRRAHEDLEPSLWDDPPTGTDTARIKAETIENMQEMFGYTAASAELTSRHVMGQVSYRWD from the coding sequence ATGAGCGGCGAGAAGTACATCGCCCGCGCCGACGACGCCCTCCGGGAGACCTACGAGCCGCCGATGTCGCTCGGGGAGTTCGTCGAGTCGATCTTCGAGAACCCGGGGTCGGCGGCCCACGCCTCGAAGTACCTGCTGGAGGCCATCGAGGCCGCGGGCACCCGCACGGTCGTCGAGGAGGGCGAGCGCAAGGAGCGCTACCGCTTCTTCGACGACCCGCACAACGACGGCGAGCACGCCATCCTCGGGAACACGGAGGTGCTCAACGCCTTCGTCGACGACCTCCGGTCGATCGCCGCCCGCCGCGGCAAGGAGGAGAAGATCCTCTGGCTCGACGGGCCGACGGCCACCGGCAAGTCGGAGCTGAAGCGCTGTCTCATCAACGGGCTCCGGGAGTACTCGAAGACCGACGAGGGTCGGCGTTACACCGTCGAGTGGAACATCTCGGGGGTGGACTCCTCGCCGGGGATGACCTACGGGGACACGTCGGCGACGCCGGACGAGGACGACTGGTACCCCTCGCCGGTGCAGGCTCACCCGCTGTCGGTGTTCCCCGAGGACGTCCGCAAGGAGTTGCTCGCCGAGCTCAACGAGGAGCTCGACGACCACATCCCCATCCACCTCGACGCCAAGCTCGACCCGTTCAGCCGCGAGGCCTACGACCACCTCGAGGAGCAGTACCGCCGCGACGGCGTCGAGGACCTGTTCACGGCGGTCGCCGACGACCGGCACCTCCGGGTGAAGAACTTCGTCGTCGACGTCGGGCAGGGCATCGGCGTCCTCCACAGCGAGGACGACGGCTCCCCGAAGGAGCGGCTCGTCGGCTCCTGGATGGCCGGCATGCTCCAGCGGCTGGACTCCCGCGGCCGGAAGAACCCGCAGGCGTTCAGCTACGACGGCGTGCTCTCGCAGGGCAACGGCCTCCTCACCATCGTCGAGGACGCCGCCCAGCACGCCGACCTGCTGCAGAAGCTGCTGAACGTCCCCGACGAGGGGACCGTGAAGCTGGACAAGGGCATCGGGATGGACATCGACACCCAGATGATCATCATCTCGAACCCGGACCTCGAGGCCCAGCTCAACAAACACGCCAACCGCGAGGGGACGGACCCGCTGAAGGCGCTGAAGCGCCGCCTCGACAAGCACGAGTTCACGTACCTGACGAACCTCTCCCTGGAGGCGGAGCTCATCCGGCGGGAGCTGACGAACGAGACCGAGATCTGGGAGGCCGACGCCTACGAGCAGCTGGCCGAACTCATCTCCGAGCCGGTCACCATCTCGGTCCGCGGCGGCGACGGCGTCGTCCACGACCGGGAGCTCGCGCCGCACGCCGTCGAGGCGGCCGGGCTGTACGCGGTCGCCTCGCGGCTGGACGCCGAGTCGCTCCCGCCGGGGCTGGACCTCGTCGACAAGGCGCTCATCTACGACCGCGGCTACCTCCAGGACGGCGACGAGCGCCGGTACAAGGAGGAGTTCGACTTCGGGGAGGCCGAGGACGGCGACGGCGGCATCCCGGTGACGTACACCCGCGACGTCATCGCCGACCTGCTCCACGAGGAGACCGACCGCCACCACCCCGAACTGAACGTCGAGGACGTCATCATGCCGCGGGACGTCCTGAACGCGATGGCTGAGGGGCTGGAGGACGCGCCGGTGTTCTCCGGTAACGAGCGGACGGAGTACGAGAACCGGCTCGTCCCCGTGAAGAACCACGTCTTCGGCCAGCAGGAGGAGGACGTCATCGACGCCATCATGCGCGACAAGCGCGTCGACGAGGAGACCGTCGAGGAGTACATCGAGCACGTCTACGCCTGGGTCGAGGGCGAGCAGATCGAGAACGAGCGCGGCGAACTCGAGGCGCCCGACCCCCTGAAGATGAAGGTCTTCGAGATCGAGCACCTCGGCCGCTTCGACGAGGACGACTACGACGGCGCCACCCCCGCAGACGGCGTCGAGGAGTTCCGCGCCGACAAGGTCATCACCGCGCTGAACCGCCACGCCTGGCGGAACCGCGACGAGGACTTCCGCGTCTCCGACGTCGACCCTCGGGAGATCCCCGTCATCGAGACCGTCCTCGGGAGCCACGACTGGGACGACGTCCGGCGGGCCCACGAGGACCTCGAACCCAGCCTCTGGGACGACCCGCCGACGGGCACCGACACGGCGCGGATCAAGGCGGAGACCATCGAGAACATGCAGGAGATGTTCGGCTACACGGCCGCGTCGGCCGAATTGACCAGCCGCCACGTCATGGGCCAGGTGAGCTACAGATGGGACTGA
- a CDS encoding UPF0179 family protein — MSQITLIGERLADVGTEFVYGGESSACEGCPYRGQCLNLVEGRRYRVTGERDSGTLECAVHDTGVTAVEVEPAPVLANVPANAAYAGSKAELAGSCPYTECPSHEYCEPAGVEFDEERQITEVVGDPPHDFCMLDRDLKLVEFAAEEDA; from the coding sequence ATGTCCCAGATCACGCTCATCGGCGAACGACTCGCGGACGTGGGGACGGAGTTCGTCTACGGGGGCGAGTCGTCCGCCTGCGAGGGCTGTCCGTACCGAGGGCAGTGCCTCAACCTCGTCGAGGGGCGCCGCTACCGCGTGACGGGGGAGCGCGACTCCGGCACTCTGGAGTGCGCCGTCCACGACACCGGCGTCACCGCCGTCGAGGTCGAGCCGGCGCCTGTGCTCGCGAACGTGCCCGCCAACGCCGCCTACGCCGGGAGCAAAGCCGAACTCGCGGGGTCGTGCCCCTACACGGAGTGTCCGAGCCACGAGTACTGCGAACCCGCCGGCGTCGAGTTCGACGAGGAACGGCAGATCACGGAGGTCGTCGGCGACCCGCCGCACGACTTCTGCATGCTCGACCGCGACCTGAAGCTCGTGGAGTTCGCGGCCGAGGAGGACGCCTAG
- a CDS encoding SDR family NAD(P)-dependent oxidoreductase, which yields MLSNITALVTGASQGIGAEIAETFADHGANVTLAARSDGIYETAERIDDDQGLPVETDVTDEASVEAAVEETVDAFGGLDCVVNNAGVAGPVQPFDRVDPEEFLHVQNVNVAGPLVCAKHAAPHLRESDRGSVVNIGSIGGKRPYPNRTPYAASKMALIGLTRTLSYELGRDDVTVNTVLPGPVEGPRIEDVVAKQAELADVEDAEPASIGPDDFALPDYTIPPEDVAEQVAYLAGPHARKITGQEIAVDAGGTPF from the coding sequence GTGTTATCGAACATCACTGCCCTCGTAACCGGCGCCAGCCAGGGGATCGGCGCGGAGATCGCCGAGACGTTCGCCGACCACGGCGCGAACGTGACGCTCGCCGCGCGCAGCGACGGGATATACGAGACAGCCGAGCGCATCGACGATGACCAGGGTCTCCCGGTCGAGACCGACGTGACCGACGAGGCCAGCGTCGAGGCCGCGGTCGAGGAGACCGTCGACGCATTTGGCGGCCTCGACTGCGTGGTCAACAACGCCGGGGTGGCGGGGCCGGTCCAGCCCTTTGACCGGGTCGACCCCGAGGAGTTCCTCCACGTCCAGAACGTCAACGTCGCCGGGCCGCTGGTCTGTGCGAAGCACGCCGCCCCGCACCTCCGGGAGAGCGACCGGGGGAGCGTCGTCAACATCGGCTCCATCGGCGGGAAGCGCCCCTACCCGAACCGGACGCCCTACGCCGCCTCGAAGATGGCACTCATCGGGCTCACCCGGACCCTGTCGTACGAACTCGGTCGCGACGACGTGACCGTCAACACGGTACTCCCCGGTCCCGTCGAAGGTCCCCGCATCGAGGACGTCGTCGCGAAGCAGGCCGAACTGGCCGACGTCGAGGACGCCGAACCGGCGAGCATCGGGCCGGACGACTTCGCCCTGCCCGACTACACCATCCCGCCGGAGGACGTCGCCGAACAGGTGGCGTACCTGGCCGGGCCGCACGCTCGGAAGATCACCGGACAGGAGATCGCCGTCGACGCCGGCGGGACCCCCTTCTAG